The Methanothrix soehngenii GP6 genome has a window encoding:
- a CDS encoding 30S ribosomal protein S11 — protein sequence MAEGKWGIAHIFSSFNNTIITITDQTGAETLAKISGGMVVKAARDESSPYTAMQMAMQVADAVKDKGIVGVHVKVRAPGGNQQRSPGPGAQAAIRALARAGLRIGRIEDATPIPHDGTKPRGGKRGRRV from the coding sequence ATGGCAGAAGGAAAGTGGGGCATTGCCCATATATTCTCGTCCTTTAACAACACGATCATCACCATCACCGACCAGACCGGAGCAGAGACTCTGGCCAAGATCTCGGGCGGAATGGTGGTCAAGGCAGCCAGGGACGAGAGTTCTCCCTACACAGCCATGCAGATGGCCATGCAGGTCGCTGACGCTGTGAAGGACAAGGGAATCGTAGGAGTTCACGTCAAGGTACGTGCTCCTGGCGGGAATCAGCAGAGGTCTCCAGGACCGGGCGCACAGGCGGCCATCAGGGCTCTGGCGCGGGCGGGCCTCCGGATCGGCAGGATAGAAGATGCGACCCCCATACCTCACGATGGGACCAAGCCCAGAGGAGGAAAGAGGGGTCGAAGGGTGTAA
- a CDS encoding sigma factor-like helix-turn-helix DNA-binding protein: MADVRRIVDLYELHKSYKKVASELNISRNTVKKYLHQVKDVQEGLAEEIIPKNRKIVQPSRVLTDLVRQKIHQYLESNLGRPKNNDSRPKESGSFSSRMVTK; this comes from the coding sequence ATGGCAGATGTACGTAGAATCGTAGACCTGTACGAACTCCATAAGTCCTACAAAAAAGTAGCCAGCGAACTGAACATATCCCGGAACACTGTGAAAAAGTATCTTCATCAGGTCAAAGATGTGCAAGAAGGATTGGCGGAGGAGATCATTCCCAAAAACCGAAAGATCGTTCAGCCCTCTCGCGTTCTCACAGATCTTGTCCGGCAGAAGATCCACCAGTATCTTGAGTCAAACTTAGGACGCCCAAAAAACAACGACTCACGGCCAAAAGAATCTGGGAGCTTCTCATCCAGGATGGTCACAAAATAG
- a CDS encoding IS21 family transposase, producing the protein MQEPRVGQRAEFDWGEVTLNIAEVWQKFYLAVFVLPFSLYRFARLYHRSARLEVIQAHIEFFREIGSVPDAIFYDRMAAAYDSRKQQFNDKFLEFSMHFGFQPCVCNPASPNEKGTDEESVGYVRRATFGEMSSFASINEATEWLKMRLVEINGHPVYRRSNVPVQGLDQERALMHPLPTLEFENYELKRATISRYSLVKFDGNFYSIPDTYRPRYITLKILMDRIEFLDCVVLKLFRVRPSFIVFKLFI; encoded by the coding sequence TTGCAGGAGCCGCGTGTTGGTCAGCGTGCTGAATTCGACTGGGGCGAAGTCACGCTCAACATCGCCGAAGTATGGCAGAAATTCTACCTTGCGGTTTTTGTTTTACCCTTTTCACTTTATCGATTTGCTCGCCTCTACCACAGATCAGCCCGTCTGGAAGTGATCCAGGCCCATATCGAATTCTTCCGCGAAATCGGCTCAGTTCCCGATGCAATATTCTATGACAGAATGGCTGCAGCATACGATTCTCGAAAGCAGCAGTTCAATGATAAATTTCTGGAATTTTCTATGCATTTCGGTTTTCAGCCCTGTGTTTGCAATCCAGCTTCACCTAACGAGAAAGGGACAGACGAAGAAAGTGTAGGCTATGTTCGGCGTGCCACCTTTGGCGAAATGAGTTCGTTTGCATCCATAAATGAGGCTACGGAATGGCTAAAAATGCGCCTTGTCGAGATAAATGGCCATCCTGTCTATCGTCGATCCAATGTGCCGGTCCAGGGACTTGATCAAGAGCGAGCCTTGATGCATCCATTGCCAACACTTGAATTTGAAAACTACGAACTGAAACGTGCAACTATTTCGCGGTATTCATTGGTAAAATTTGACGGGAACTTCTACTCAATTCCGGATACATACCGCCCTAGATATATTACACTGAAGATATTAATGGATAGAATCGAGTTTCTTGATTGTGTAGTCCTGAAATTATTTCGCGTCCGACCTAGTTTTATAGTGTTTAAATTATTCATATAA
- a CDS encoding DNA-directed RNA polymerase subunit D: MNFELLELREDRIRYLLSGVSAAFANGIRRACMSEVPILAIDEINLYDNTSVLFDEQIGLRIGEVPLVADELDLFSQPEDCQCGGTGCPGCRVDFMLSKEGPGMVYSEDIQFTDPGVRPAFDKIPLVILGEGEKLVMEGYATKRVGKEHSKWQAGTLCGYKNLPSITVSEACDGCGKCVEACPRDILVIEEGRAKATNILECSLCKLCVGACEAAAIDLKPIHDSFVVSIEGSGSVAAKDLVARAVDEIKMRALDLDSKLAELS, translated from the coding sequence TTGAATTTCGAGTTGCTTGAGCTGAGGGAGGACCGCATCCGGTACCTCCTCAGCGGCGTTAGCGCCGCTTTCGCCAATGGCATTCGCCGGGCCTGCATGAGCGAGGTTCCGATACTGGCCATAGATGAGATCAACCTCTATGACAATACCTCGGTTCTATTTGACGAGCAGATAGGATTGAGGATAGGGGAAGTCCCGCTGGTGGCAGACGAGCTGGACCTCTTCTCCCAGCCTGAGGATTGCCAGTGCGGCGGGACGGGATGTCCCGGATGCCGGGTGGATTTCATGCTCTCCAAGGAGGGGCCTGGGATGGTTTACTCTGAGGACATTCAGTTCACCGATCCCGGAGTCCGTCCGGCCTTCGATAAGATCCCACTGGTGATTTTGGGTGAGGGAGAGAAGCTGGTGATGGAGGGCTATGCCACCAAGAGAGTGGGCAAAGAGCACTCCAAGTGGCAGGCAGGAACTCTGTGCGGCTACAAGAATCTGCCCAGCATCACTGTGAGCGAGGCATGCGATGGGTGCGGAAAGTGCGTTGAGGCCTGTCCTCGTGATATCCTGGTGATAGAGGAGGGCAGAGCGAAAGCTACAAATATACTGGAATGCTCCTTGTGCAAGCTCTGCGTTGGTGCCTGTGAGGCCGCAGCCATTGATCTTAAGCCCATCCATGATTCCTTTGTGGTTTCCATCGAGGGCAGCGGATCTGTTGCCGCCAAGGATCTGGTGGCAAGAGCAGTGGATGAGATCAAGATGAGAGCTCTTGACCTCGATTCAAAGCTGGCAGAGCTATCTTAG